Part of the Denticeps clupeoides chromosome 3, fDenClu1.1, whole genome shotgun sequence genome, TTCTTACTAATGGGCACTAACATAGCATAAGGTCTGTTCCCAGAactaaaggaagaaaaaaataggGCAGGTCCAAAGAGGTCTGCAGACCATAAAATTGATTTGGGTGAGATGTTACAATGCAAACAATCCATTTCACTTTCAGCAGCCTTCACACTGTAATGGTTTGCATAGTCTGCATTTATGCATGCATTTAGTcaataaaaagacagaaaaaatgaGACTCATTTGGTGCCTGTTGAATTGAAAGGTGGAGTTAATTCTTCTAAGCATGACTAGACGTTAGAGGCGCTACTGTTGTATCAAGGGTAAATGACAAAATCTTTATTGGTGTTTattgattaatcatgattataaAGGCTTACAAAAACTGATGGAACTCCAAGTTAATGGAGCACTCTTTAAAGAACAAGCCACACAGAGAAGACACACAGAGATGATGGAcgaacatttttaataatcataTTTTCACATGTAAAGTGATTTTTTGACTGGACGATCTCACGTGTCCTCAGTGTTTGTCAACAGTATTATTATATACTGTGTAAATCAGGGTGTGTTTTCCTTCCCTGTATTAATGGAAAAATACTATGAATGGGGGGAAATGCTATGAGACTACATTATCTGCTTTACTTTACAATTGATATTCCTACCAGAGCAGACAACTCCAGCATCATCGGAATGATTGCACGTGTGTACATGTCCGGTTCGTGATCTGCAGTGCCTTAGCCTGGACTCTGTGCCCCAGCAGCTCACCTCGCTCATCCAGATAGGCCCTGGTTATAGAGTCAATGCATGTTATAGAGTGAAATGTTTCATCCTAAAACCTATATTctgtatgaaaataaaaacaaagaccTAAGTGGGACTGTTCATGAATTGTGTACATTTTCTACTAAACAGCTGGCACTAAACACCATACCTGATCCCTGGCCAAACTCTGCACTTCTCAGGACTTCCACAGGATCTCCACAGCCTAGTTCTTTACACACCACCCTAGCTGCATGCATGTCCCAAGGGAAATTCGAACACACTGTACCCCACTGTCCTTCGTGATAGAATTCCACTCTTCCAGAGCAGCCACTGGTACCGTTCACCAGCCTCACGCTTTCTCTAATATCACCTAGAGTGATGTTAGAGAGATGTTTCAGGTTAATTCGTTTCAGGAATAATTACATTACGTGACTGTTTTAAAGTATGTACAGTAGAATAGTCAGAATATTTTGTATAGTTGTAAGTAAGATTTTCAACAAGTGACATCAGTTAATTAGAAAAATTCTTTTGCTATTAACCTTACCACTACAAAGCAGTCCCACGTCGCTGTCATGTGAGCAGGTGTCTTTCTGTTTAGAGGATTTTGGGCAGAACTGaatttgtgtttcatttcctTTACACTGGAACTCTTCGGTCAAGACTTTTCCGCTGCCTTTCCCGTATGCAGCAGCTCCCAGCATCTTGACAGGAGTCCCGCAGTCTAGCTCGCGACACACAACCTCTGCATCTTGCTGGTCAAAGGCAGCATCACATACTGTTTGCCAGGACTTCCCATAAAGCACCTCTACTCTCCCAGAACAAGGTGATGGGCCCACCAGCCTGACTCCTAAAGAAAAAATTGATTCTGTCAACACATGTttagcattgatttttttttttaattttgcgtTTACAATTATTGCCTACAAAGTAAATCCAggttttttattacattattttctaTTGAGGAGGAGaatacaaatatgttttttgttgaATCAAAAGAATGAAAAACTTACTGTAAGGCTGAAAAGATTTCTGACATTGGTTTAAATATTACAAAGtcaattttatttgaaatgtattaacTACCAAAGCACGCTTTATGACATCCTAGTGCCATGTGCTCTCATTTTATGCAGAGTATGTCTCAATTCACAGGTTGGGGCTtttggaggattttttttattatcagacAGTCTGGCCTCCTGATGATtacaatgaatgaatgatgcTATAGGTAGGACCTAGGATAAGAAAACATAGGACCCATTTGTCTGCAGCATTCATTCTGGTACCTGTGCAAATGACTCCAGCATCCTGATGATGTGTACACTGGGTTTCAGCCACAGTTCTTGATTTGCAGTTCCTCAGTCTAGACTCTGAACCACTGCAATAAACCTCATTGGTCCAGATCGGTCCTGTTCCCTCTCCAAATCTTCCGTCTTTCGGAGCTTCTGAAGGGTATCCACAGCCCAGTTCTCTGCACACGACCTCAGCCGCAGGGATGTTCCACCAGTAATCTCCACACACTGTGCCCCATTGCCCTTTATGAAACATCTCCACCCTGCCTGAGCAGTGATTGCTACCATTCACCAGCCTCAAACCATCTGCAAACCGGAAGGTTTTGTGTTTTGGAAGGTGAAATCGCAACAGAAACATGGTGTTACAAGACCTTAAATAGAACCTACCTGCACACACAAGTCCTACATCGTTCTTATGAGAACAGGTTTGCTTCTGTGCAGATGATACTGGACAGAAGTGTATCTGAGACTCGTTGCCTTTGCACTGAATCTCCTCAGTCCAGATTGGTCCCTCAGCCTCACCAAAAGCAGTTCCTCCCAACACCTCTACAGGAGCACCACAGCTCATCTCCCGACACACAACCTCAGCATCTTTCAGGTCAAAGGCAGCATCACACACTGATTCCCAGTAGTTCCCACGAAGCACTTCTACTCTGCCAGAACAGGAAGTAGGTCCCACCAGTCTGACACCTGAAGTATGTACAAGACAAATGCATAAAAAGGcatgtaaatgcatgtaaaatggTCATATTTGATGCATTTGTTTCATACTATGTATAAAGATTTTCTTCAACTGACCTGAGCAGATGACACCGGCGTCTTTATCATGCCCGCAGAAAAACCGGGCATTATCTTGTGACATGCAGTTCTTCAGTCTGGACTCTGTTCCCCAACAGTGCACTTCGTGCATCAAAATCGGCCCTGATCCCTGACCAAAACTAGCATGTTCCACTGCATCCACCGGCTCCCCGCAGCCCTGCTCCCTGCACACCACCGAGGCGTCATGCATGTCCCACCAGTAATCGCCACACACTGTGCCCCACTCTCCGTCCTGATTAACCTCCAGCCTCCCGGAACAGCGGTGCGTACCGTTCACCAACCTCATTTTATcttgaaaaaagagagaatgaacatttttaacacACCGCTGTCTTACAATACACGAATGCTGAATTTTATCGCACCTCCACACACCAGTCCCACGGTCTTCTCATGGGGGCAGTCGTGTTTCGGTTCAGGCGATGTTGGACAGAAGTGAATCTGAGACTCGTGGCCTCGGCACTGAATCTCTTCTGACCACACCTGTCCCTCCCCATGACCAAAAGTGGCTGATCCCAGCACCTCTACCAGAGCCCCGCAGCCAAGCTCCCGACACGCAACCTCTGCATCCTGTTGGTCAAAGGCAGCTTCACACACTGAGCCCCAGGTCTTCCCACGAAGCACCTCCACTCTCCCAGAACAGGCACCCGGGCCCACTAGTCTGACCCCTGAAATGATTCCAAAATAGCTGCAGTTTATTCCCTGGTTACTGAGCTCCAAAATTCCCACATCTACATACATTCTAGGTGTattatttatgttctttatgtttttgaatgaagacatttttgtaattaaatattattgtaTTTAACGATTAATGTAATGCTTCTTGTGCTATGCCAGAGATTCTGAGATTATTAGTAAATAAAGTCACAAAgtaaaaattaatttcatatCCTAAATTAGGAATTAAATGTCCTTCTGTGTAATctagttaaatttttttttaatacaggtGGCGGTATTAAAGTGGCGATAAATTCCGTTGTGTATAGTATATGGGATGTGGTTATGTTGAATGTAGTTTTAATGAACTAAATGCTAAATAGAAGGAGGCGTTGTGCATACCTGAGCATATAATACCAGCATCTGGAGAGCTGCAGCCTCGTTCCTGGCCTCGAACATACCTGCAGTCCTTCAGCTGGGATTCTGCACCGGTGCATGATAAATCACTAATCAGAACCGGGCCAGAGCCCCTTCCGAACTCATCGTTTCTCGTCACTGCTACGGCCGCACCACAACCCAGCTCTTGACACAGGACTGTGGCAGGACGCATGTCCCACCTGCCAGCACACAGTCTGCCCCACTGTCCCTTATAAAACACCTCCACTCTCCCAGAACAGCGATTGGTACCATTCACCAACCTCACACTATCTGCAGAGAGACAAAGTCAGAATCGATCAAAGAGAAAAATGTGATAATTAATACTCACTCTGTGTCTGTCAATTAAAgttttatttcaataataatgtgttttagACCATGTTAAAGAAGGCACTTATTTCAACATGTGCGCCTCTGCCTCCTCCTTCACCCGTGGCATGACAGTAAATACTTTGAATTGCGATGAAACTTTTGTTTTCTACTTTTTTAGTATTTTCACCAGCGTttcccaaaaatatataaaatttataatCTACATTCAGTTTATATAATACATACCTTCAGCAGACGCCAGA contains:
- the LOC114785140 gene encoding deleted in malignant brain tumors 1 protein-like, with protein sequence MGWGLWTILIYSVVLASAEDSVRLVNGTNRCSGRVEVFYKGQWGRLCAGRWDMRPATVLCQELGCGAAVAVTRNDEFGRGSGPNINNTPRMYVDVGILELSNQGINCSYFGIISGVRLVGPGACSGRVEVLRGKTWGSVCEAAFDQQDAEVACRELGCGALVEVLGSATFGHGEGQVWSEEIQCRGHESQIHFCPTSPEPKHDCPHEKTVGLVCGDKMRLVNGTHRCSGRLEVNQDGEWGTVCGDYWWDMHDASVVCREQGCGEPVDAVEHASFGQGSGPILMHEVHCWGTESRLKNCMSQDNARFFCGHDKDAGVICSGVRLVGPTSCSGRVEVLRGNYWESVCDAAFDLKDAEVVCREMSCGAPVEVLGGTAFGEAEGPIWTEEIQCKGNESQIHFCPVSSAQKQTCSHKNDVGLVCADGLRLVNGSNHCSGRVEMFHKGQWGTVCGDYWWNIPAAEVVCRELGCGYPSEAPKDGRFGEGTGPIWTNEVYCSGSESRLRNCKSRTVAETQCTHHQDAGVICTGVRLVGPSPCSGRVEVLYGKSWQTVCDAAFDQQDAEVVCRELDCGTPVKMLGAAAYGKGSGKVLTEEFQCKGNETQIQFCPKSSKQKDTCSHDSDVGLLCSGDIRESVRLVNGTSGCSGRVEFYHEGQWECSINLEFHQFL